In Juglans microcarpa x Juglans regia isolate MS1-56 chromosome 8D, Jm3101_v1.0, whole genome shotgun sequence, the following are encoded in one genomic region:
- the LOC121242666 gene encoding protein PSK SIMULATOR 1-like, whose translation MGGICSRPGRSTVEDLTVDNAPRGSFPHANGHSNNGAGVFFPSKINGHLTPSPVGESVDKQLGGPFSYQDTHVVTYGLDPDDINDGIPRLSRVLSHKSRSTKSKQAAVAKVSEVSSLLGRAGTAGLGKAVEVLDTLGSSMTNLNLSSGFTSGVTTKGNKISILAFEVANTIVKGANLMQSLSKENIKHLKEVVLPSEGVQNLISRDMDELLRIAAVDKRDELKVFSGEVVRFGNRCKDPQWHHLDRYFEKLGSERTPQTQLKDEAETVMQQLMTLVQNTAELYHELHALDRFEQDYRRKLQEEDNSNAAQKGDSLAILRGELKSQKKHVKSLKKKSLWSKILEEVMEKLVEVVHFLHTEIHEAFGSADDDKLVKGCHSNHKKLGSAGLALHYASIIAQIDTIVSRSSSVPPNTRDALYQGLPPGIKASLRSKLQSFHVKEELTIPQIKAEMEKTLQWLVPIATNTTKAHHGFGWVGEWANTGSEMNRKPAGQTDLLRIETLHHADKEKTETYILELVVWLHHLVSQARAGNGGIRSPVKSPVRSPSQKTIQLSTYTPNSQSPMLTVEDQEMLRDVSKRKLTPGISKSQEFDTAKTRLSKHHRLSKSSNHSPISEIKKDPFPIRRPFSLPIIDFDIDRIKALDVIDRVDTMRGL comes from the exons ATGGGTGGGATTTGCTCGAGGCCGGGAAGATCCACCGTGGAGGATCTGACTGTAGATAATGCTCCTAGAGGAAGCTTTCCACACGCTAATGGTCATTCTAATAATGGGGCTGGAGTCTTTTTCCCCTCAAAAATAAATGGCCATTTGACCCCATCACCTGTTGGTGAAAGCGTGGATAAACAGTTAGGAGGACCTTTTTCGTATCAGGACACGCATGTAGTTACATATGGACTGGATCCGGATGATATCAATGACGGCATACCACGCTTGTCTAGGGTGTTATCACACAAATCTAGATCGACCAAGTCTAAGCAGGCAGCAGTGGCAAAG GTTTCAGAGGTGAGCTCACTTTTGGGCAGAGCTGGTACTGCTGGGCTTGGGAAGGCAGTAGAAGTTTTGGACACACTTGGTAGTAGCATGACCAATTTGAATCTCAGCAGTGGTTTTACCTCAGGGGTGACAACAAAAGggaataaaatttcaattttggcTTTTGAAGTTGCAAACACAATTGTTAAGGGTGCCAATCTAATGCAATCCCTTTCAAAGGAGAACATCAAACATTTAAAAGAGGTGGTACTTCCATCTGAAGGGGTGCAAAACTTAATTTCGAGAGATATGGATGAGCTCCTGCGAATTGCTGCAGTCGACAAGAG AGACGAATTGAAAGTTTTCTCTGGAGAAGTGGTGCGTTTTGGAAATCGTTGCAAAGATCCTCAATGGCACCATTTGGATCGctattttgaaaa gTTGGGTTCAGAACGTACCCCCCAAACGCAACTGAAGGATGAAGCAGAGACTGTGATGCAGCAATTGATGACTTTGGTTCAGAATACGGCT GAATTATATCATGAGTTGCATGCCTTAGACAGATTTGAGCAGGATTATCGGCGTAAGCTTCAGGAAGAGGATAACTCAAATGCTGCTCAAAAAG GGGACAGCCTTGCAATTTTAAGGGGAGAGTTGAAGAGTCAAAAGAAGCATGTAaaaagtttaaagaaaaaatctctctGGTCCAAGATCTTGGAAGAG GTGATGGAGAAACTTGTAGAAGTTGTCCATTTCTTACACACGGAGATTCATGAAGCCTTTGGTAGTGCTG ATGATGACAAGCTAGTGAAGGGTTGTCATAGCAACCATAAAAAATTGGGGTCTGCTGGTCTTGCATTGCATTATGCCAGTATTATTGCTCAAATTGATACAATT GTGTCTCGATCAAGTTCTGTACCTCCAAATACAAGGGATGCTTTATATCAAGGGCTACCGCCTGGCATAAAGGCATCGTTGCGGTCAAAATTACAATCATTTCACGTTAAGGAAGAG CTTACTATCCCACAAATTAAAGCTGAGATGGAGAAAACTTTACAGTGGCTTGTTCCTATTGCCACTAACACAACAAA AGCTCACCATGGCTTTGGGTGGGTTGGAGAATGGGCAAATACAGG GTCTGAGATGAATCGTAAACCTGCTGGCCAGACTGACTTGCTCAGGATCGAAACATTACACCATGCAGATAAGGAGAAAACTGAAACTTACATTCTCGAACTAGTAGTATGGCTTCACCATCTGGTCAGCCAAGCTAGGGCTGGCAATGGTGGAATCAGGTCTCCTGTTAAATCCCCAGTTCGCTCACCCAGCCAGAAGACAATTCAGTTATCTACATACACACCCAACTCTCAATCCCCTATGTTGACGGTTGAAGACCAAGAGATGCTCCGGGATGTGAGTAAGCGGAAATTGACACCTGGAATAAGCAAGAGTCAGGAATTTGATACTGCAAAAACCAGGTTAAGCAAGCACCATAGGCTGAGCAAGAGTAGCAACCACTCTCCAATAAGTGAAATTAAAAAGGATCCATTCCCGATTAGGAGGCCATTTTCTCTTCCTATCATCGACTTTGATATTGACCGGATCAAGGCCTTGGATGTCATCGACCGAGTGGACACAATGCGTGGTCTATAA
- the LOC121242912 gene encoding protein-tyrosine-phosphatase PTP1-like: protein MQMVKCGDYFQAEDGPREFGNIYIATKWIRTTETSLVLRLLEVNNRESEEAPIYVLHILYPEWPDHGVPKDTFAVREILKRIYHVPPNIGPIVVHCSAGIGRTGTYCAIHNTIQRILDGDMSALDLVNTVTMFRSQRIGMVQTQDQYLFCYKAIIDELEDLISEFNSRTSK, encoded by the exons ATGCAGATGGTAAAATGTGGGGATTACTTCCAGGCAGAGGATGGTCCCAGAGAAtttggtaatatatatatagccactAAATGGATAAGAACTACTGAAACTTCATTAGTGTTACGCCTTCTGGAGGTAAACAATAGGGAG TCGGAGGAGGCACCCATATATGTTCTGCATATTCTGTACCCTGAATGGCCTGATCATGGAGTTCCAAAGGACACATTTGCTGTGcgtgaaattttgaaaaggatATACCATGTACCACCTAATATTGGTCCCATAGTGGTGCACTGCAG TGCAGGTATTGGGAGAACTGGAACATATTGCGCCATCCATAACACAATCCAAAGAATCCTTGATGGAGATATGTCTGCTTTAGATCTTGTTAATACCGTAACTATGTTCAGGTCTCAGAGAATTGGAATGGTCCAAACCCAG GATCAATATCTTTTCTGCTATAAGGCTATCATTGACGAATTAGAAGACCTAATCTCGGAGTTCAATTCTCGAACCTCAAAATG A
- the LOC121242914 gene encoding uncharacterized protein LOC121242914: MFTPGKYYCMLMRINVDCNACCRKLRRIILNMKEIDSNLIEQQQCRVCVCGIFKPSDVARKIQKKMKRRVGILEIQEFNADGNEQGQGNGTAGG; encoded by the exons ATGTTCACGCCAGGAAAG TATTATTGCATGCTGATGAGGATCAATGTTGACTGCAATGCTTGCTGCAGGAAATTAAGGAGAATCATTCTAAACATGAAAG AAATAGATTCAAATTTGATAGAGCAGCAGCAGTGcagggtgtgtgtgtgtgggatATTTAAACCATCGGATGTGGCAAGAAAGATACAAAAGAAGATGAAGCGTAGAGTCGGAATTCTGGAAATTCAAGAGTTCAACGCAGACGGCAACGAACAAGGACAGGGAAATGGCACTGCTGGTGGCTAA
- the LOC121242913 gene encoding uncharacterized protein LOC121242913 isoform X1 — translation MAVVVVDRPKKEMIPGIGIRKSESNLLLSGNSLASVESLSLPLVQDVVLSADIGCAECQKRVADIMSRMNEIQSVVVSLLEKKVTLTCRYASVGKASTQQIATIYRKPLGKVAMIKRIFRSSR, via the exons ATggctgttgttgttgttgatcgGCCTAAAAAAGAGATGATTCCAGGAATTGGAATCAGAAAGTCAGAGAGCAACTTACTTCTTTCGGGAAACAGTCTTGCCTCTGTTGAATCTTTATCCTTGCCTCTT GTCCAAGATGTTGTTCTCTCAGCAGATATTGGATGTGCAGAATGTCAAAAGAGAGTAGCTGACATAATGTCTAGAATGAATG AGATACAGTCAGTGGTGGTGAGTTTATTGGAGAAGAAGGTGACACTAACATGTAGGTATGCTAGTGTTGGTAAAGCATCCACACAACAAATTGCTACCATCTACAGAAAACCTCTTGGCAAAGTTGCCATGATCAAGCGGATATTCCGCTCTTCTCGGTGA
- the LOC121242913 gene encoding uncharacterized protein LOC121242913 isoform X2 — translation MAVVVVDRPKKEMIPGIGIRKSESNLLLSGNSLASVESLSLPLVQDVVLSADIGCAECQKRVADIMSRMNVSGGEFIGEEGDTNM, via the exons ATggctgttgttgttgttgatcgGCCTAAAAAAGAGATGATTCCAGGAATTGGAATCAGAAAGTCAGAGAGCAACTTACTTCTTTCGGGAAACAGTCTTGCCTCTGTTGAATCTTTATCCTTGCCTCTT GTCCAAGATGTTGTTCTCTCAGCAGATATTGGATGTGCAGAATGTCAAAAGAGAGTAGCTGACATAATGTCTAGAATGAATG TCAGTGGTGGTGAGTTTATTGGAGAAGAAGGTGACACTAACATGTAG